A window of Belonocnema kinseyi isolate 2016_QV_RU_SX_M_011 chromosome 10, B_treatae_v1, whole genome shotgun sequence genomic DNA:
ACATACAGGTTGAGGTTTGATTTTGCATTACGCTTATATGAGAAAGTAATTAGAATATTTAGCGTAAGCTGAACAttacataaatcataaaagtacatttttttagtattttttaagttattttcaatcttttaccactattcatttttattctgacaatttataaatttagtaaaACATAATAAGAAATATTCCTTTTAACCTGTAAATCAACTGctaaaaaattcgccatttttttaattagaaaactttcCGCGCAACATTTACAGCATTGTATTATCGTAATTTCCTAcactaatgaaaaaaataatctttctgtataataagtaaattaacttttctattcaaaatgtatattttcaagttttttttttggttgaaaaatttttcttttcaatcagaaatttcaCATTTCTTGGGCATTGTAAAGGGTATATAAAAATCTATGACTATTAGGACTTTggaaatttataagatatttgagTCAATGATGGAATAGATCAAACTTCACATTAAAATTCTATAGGTTACCGGGATGCTCCCAGCAGTAGGTTGGGGTTGGAAGCACCTCCTCCAATAATAGGAGCCCTTCCTCTGGGTATGGTCCGGATCTATCATGGTGAAAACGAGATTGGCGTTGGCGTTGTAGCAGCCACATCTTACATTGCAACGAAGGCTCACTTGTTCAGAGGCGGATCTCCAGTGGGAAGATCTGGTATTGAATACCAAAATGGAGAGTATCATATTGAATACATTGATCAAACTGGACAGCACGTAAGGCGCAATGTAAGAGCTGTATTACGTAATGGAAATTACGTTAAAAACCAAGAAAGTCCTTGGGGGTATAACGACGTTTGCCTTATACACATTGCACCCGGCCTAGTAAAGTCACCAGATTTCTTTAATCAGCTTGAGGACTCAAAACTATTTACAGCCAAACAAATGTATTGGATTCAAAGCAGAACAGGAGCAGATTGATGCATAGTCCAAGTTTTCAATTGATTCCTTGAATAAAGAATCTGCAGAACATCAGAGGCTTCTTTTAATTGTAATCATATTGCACTCCTATTAATTttgcattcatttttattaaatataatttcctcttcgtataactatattttttcctaaaatgaaaTTAAGAAGTTTTGCGAATTCATATTTGGAAAGATAACACTTGATATTTTTCAAACGCATTACATATTGTGGGACCGAGAATTTCGTTGgcaacaaaatattgattttgaagtGCGATGTTATgcttattcataatttaaaaaagtcaagtGATGGAAAATCTATGGAGCGAAAAATCCTAGGGCTAAAACAAAACCCTcctatattgttttttaaattcttcttctcTTTCTGAACGCccattttcgcaaaaaattataagTCCGTTTTAAACCTCTAGttgttgaaaaaagaaagaaattttgctttttaaaattcgaaaaaagttcaaacgctttaaatgttttgattttgtaGTTAACTATTCAGTATTTAAACTTTCTAGCAATAATTTCTCCATAATTCTAGCAATAATAGTTCTAGAAAGTTCTTAAACATCCGCTTAAAGAAAGAGGTTCCACTATGAATACGAGTCCAATTTTGTTTACCatcattcattttaattctttgttaCACTTTCCtacaaaaatgaagaatatatCCTGCTTCAATCCCTGAAATCTTTGTGGCTTTAAGGCAAGGAATTGGGTTCGCAGCAGAAGAAAATAAACGTGAACGGATAGGATTTAACTCACATTTGTGCAcaaggtattttaaaactataggtcaaagcatcgacaactgtaattttgtgattgtagattctcttttgttaaggctTCTTCGGCTTTAGAGAATACATTCTTCTTACGAATCTCGTcttttttccttgattttttttcaaaatgcgagGTTTTCTAcattattatcaattaaattattttacatgtataattcatttatttatgtatgattactgtaatatttgtttattatttcacaTCACATTTTATTCTTACCGTCCCtgaaaaagatatattatttcaataaacttataacataacaatttataatatgctttgatattaaaacaaaagtatttttatagaTCGTGAACTCaacagtttagaaaaaatttttatttaagtcaaCACTTttctcataattgaaaataatttttaatgtttaaatacttggaaactggttttctaacttaaaatgagaagaagaaaaaatactgAATTGGCTACGGACTTTCAAAACTTAACtagtctataatttttttttttaattggaatgcaATAGTTCACCGCATCTCTCGTTCCCGTGAGACACATCCCATATGTGCGAATATGGTTAAATTATACGTAAATCTCTTCATTTTTCAGGAACCAAAAGAATAGCGAGTGATAGAGTCAAATTTATTGAGCATCTATTGGTCAAAAAGTGTCCTgtaccattttaaattaaaatgcaaaacgTCGCGCAATTTGGGCATGTGAGTACTCGCGCACAGCGCGTTTCGGTTACGCTGCTTGTATCTTTGAGACAAGATTCGCTACCATATCTCGCGCCTTAAACTGAGAAACTGCGGGGGACAGCAGTTCTAGGAGTAACTAAAGCGCGAGTTAGCCACTCAGAGTCAGGTGTATTTATCTGATTCATTTCTGATtgcatttgttaatttcaaatagacccgcgctttttGACACATGAAATGGTTCCTTCTGATCAAATGGTTTTCTCCGATTCCATGGTTTTTTTCAGTTTGACCTTCAATTGACCTAGATCCTGACCTGATGGGGTCCAAATGACCTATGTCTTAGATTCAgcgactttaaaaaaaacatatgaaTAGCGTGGTTCAGCTCTGGTAGTAGAATGTCGATGCCGATATTTAAATCAAGTTTGAACCTGCCTAGGGTGCGGgactgttgtttctcgcgcttcgcgctcgattgtacatttacctcactcttcgcgctcgattatgtatttaccgtGTGCGtagcgctcggtctttgtattttctcacgttcttgcgcaaaccttttaaaattaagacacaAAACAtctaccactgtaattttgtgattgtgaattctctttcgttaaaagagcttagctcgagattttgagcgcacctacggcacgcgactgatggcaatcgcactccgcgcttggtctttgcattaCTCCCTCATTcttgcacagaccttttaaaatcaaaggccAACGGACCGAcaaatgtaattttgtgattttgaactctcttttgttaaagctctttaggCTTTAGAGAAAACATTcacattacgtatctcgtgcttcacactcgattttctCCAAAATGTCAACGTTTTTACATTATTCACAATACTTTTACATcaagtataatacattttttatgttattctacctgggattgcttattgaaaattgtaaaataaaaagcagattgtatttatcatgattatttttatatttgtttcttattttgcataaaaattgaatcatactaattcttatttccttgtttttataatttttttatctttgatcttgttttttacgatcaaaTAAAAACTAATGCGCATACGCATAACGTCTAATAATGCTGTCAAGCAGAAAAACCTAGTATTTGGCTATTGCCATAGAACTTATTTTCTCATAAACATGTATCAGAAAATAGTCTCTATGGCAAATGTTACAAGATCATTTTGGGTGAACAATTTTTGTATGCTAATTTTAGttcataacttgtgtcgttttttcaaataaatttaatatttttattttgaatgttattttttacgactaaatcaaaaactacgtgtcctatcaaaaattatagttcttccttttgatgaacaagttttgtctcatttttttcgtggcttgtgtcgctagtccaaaatatttaaatttttttatttttgatgtttttttacgACTGAAAACAAAATCTACTCTTGTCtttgaaaagtgattcattataaatttgaagTTCTTTTCAGGGTGCTCTATTAAAGCTTTTACAtgttttttgtatcttgcatagtttgaacaaaaaatgcaatttttggatttttcattttttttttgtacgatcaaattttgaatgttcaacttttcgaccaaactaaaaaagttgttattacaatcttgtagggctttcaaaaagcaacgtttttcttctcttgaattttttttcatatcatgcttagcttggcttaaaatgttcatttaactttttttttggattttgaaaatgttctaagtcaaaacattttctttttaaagtgaaaagtcataaaaataaactatttgagtttctgagtactattaacaatcgtacatagaattttaaaatcttgaaaaaatgtggtttcaaaattttttggtacggtcaaatttgaaattttcaacttttctatcgaattcaaaaaggttttatcatcatcttgtagggctttcaaaa
This region includes:
- the LOC117181051 gene encoding uncharacterized protein LOC117181051, whose translation is MEKISFWNVLIFAVVLGPGIAGASQENKDASSAFILRQKRASSSSGDVPEHSSPARRMQSSIEHTGYRDAPSSRLGLEAPPPIIGALPLGMVRIYHGENEIGVGVVAATSYIATKAHLFRGGSPVGRSGIEYQNGEYHIEYIDQTGQHVRRNVRAVLRNGNYVKNQESPWGYNDVCLIHIAPGLVKSPDFFNQLEDSKLFTAKQMYWIQSRTGAD